One Leptospira levettii genomic window, ATCATTCTGACCTCTCAAATAAAACTCTAAACATTTTGCCCGATAGATTCAAAAGGCTTTTTTGTACAAGGACGTGGATTTTCGTATTGATCCTTGCGACCGAAAACGGAATGGAATCAAATAAGGGTGTAACGACATAATTTTCATATAAATTGGGATAATGGCGGTTTTCGTCTACCACTCGTCCCCGGAAGGCTTCCACAACTTTCATCATCACTCGTTTTTCTTCCTTAGAAATGATGAGTCCATCGATTGGTTTTAGAAAACGTAAGGCAAAACCTTGGATGCCATTCCCCTCAATTTTCGGGACCACCTCAATATGGCCTTTCTCTTTTAAATACAAAAGGGCTTCGTTCAGTTTGACGGGGTAGGGAGAGTCTTCTAAGTGGATATAGTCTCCTCTTGTGATCATTTCCGCATGTTTTTGGAAATGAACACCATCCGAATAGTAGAGGAGCTTCGCCAAATCCAAGCGGGCTCTTCCATTCGGTGATTTTTCGAGGATCCAAAGGATCGCATGCAAAAGTTTCTCCATCAAAAAGGACTACCTTCCTATCTGTTTCCTTCGATTGTTTCGTACCAACGATACTTGGATTTCCAGGAAAATGCCAGGAAAAATCGAAGAGAATCCATGCTCTTTTTAGAACACAGTCCATGTTTGACAGGGGGCATAGGTGCGAAAGCGGAAAATCTTTTGGTACCAGAGGTGAGACTTACGGAACTTGGTGTGGACTTTGTCAGTCTGCCTAGAGGTGGGG contains:
- a CDS encoding type II toxin-antitoxin system antitoxin SocA domain-containing protein, with protein sequence MEKLLHAILWILEKSPNGRARLDLAKLLYYSDGVHFQKHAEMITRGDYIHLEDSPYPVKLNEALLYLKEKGHIEVVPKIEGNGIQGFALRFLKPIDGLIISKEEKRVMMKVVEAFRGRVVDENRHYPNLYENYVVTPLFDSIPFSVARINTKIHVLVQKSLLNLSGKMFRVLFERSE